Proteins encoded together in one Balaenoptera musculus isolate JJ_BM4_2016_0621 chromosome 6, mBalMus1.pri.v3, whole genome shotgun sequence window:
- the OGN gene encoding mimecan, which translates to MKTLQSTLLLFLFVPLIKPAPPSQQDSRTIYDYGTDNFEESLFSRDYEDKSLDGKSIKEKETMIIIPDEKGFQLQKDESVKPLSPKKENDEMPTCLLCVCLSGSVYCEEVDIDAVPPLPKESAYLYARFNRIKKLTAKDFADIPNLRRLDFTGNLIEDIEDGTFSKLSLLEELTLAENQLLKLPVLPPKLTLFNAKYNKIKSRGIKANAFKKLNNLSFLYLDHNALESVPLNLPESLRVIHLQFNNITSITDDTFCKANDTSYIRDRIEEIRLEGNPIILGKHPNSFICLKRLPVGSYI; encoded by the exons ATGAAGACTCTGCAATCTACACTTCTCCTGTTCCTGTTTGTGCCTCTGATAAAGCCAGCACCACCATCTCAGCAGGATTCACGCACTATCTATGATTATGGAACAGATAATTTTGAAGAAAGCTTATTTAGCCGAGATTATGAGGATAAATCCCTGGATGGAAAAAGTATTAAG gaaaaagaaactaTGATAATAATACCCGATGAGAAAGGTTTTCAATTACAAAAAGATGAGAGTGTAAAACCATTATCccccaagaaagaaaatgatg AAATGCCCACATGCCTGCTATGTGTTTGTTTAAGTGGCTCTGTATACTGTGAAGAAGTTGACATTGATGCTGTACCACCCTTGCCGAAGGAATCAGCCTATCTTTATGCACGATTCAACAGAATTAAAAAGTTGACTGCCAAAGATTTTGCAGACATAC CTAACTTAAGGCGACTTGATTTTACGGGAAATTTGATTGAAGATATAGAAGATGGTACTTTTTCAAAACTTTCGCTGTTAGAAGAACTTACACTAGCTGAAAATCAACTACTGAAACTTCCAGTTCTCCCTCCCAAGCTTACTTTATTTAATGCAAAATACAACAAAATCAAGAGTAGAGGAATCAAAGCAAATGCTTTCAAA AAATTGAATAACCTCTCCTTCCTCTACTTGGACCACAATGCCCTGGAATCTGTGCCTCTTAATTTACCAGAAAGTCTGCGTGTAATTCATCTTCAG tttaacAACATAACTTCAATTACAGATGATACATTCTGCAAGGCTAATGACACCAGTTATATTCGGGACCGCATTGAAGAGATACGCTTGGAGGGCAATCCCATCATCCTGGGAAAACATCCTAACAGTTTTATCTGCTTAAAAAGATTGCCTGTAGGGTCATACATTTAA